The Anaerolineae bacterium genome has a segment encoding these proteins:
- a CDS encoding ferritin family protein, producing MLGETLSILALAVKNEKMGKDFYSEASRRSLDDRGRRTFAYLAQMEEEHLRILLAEYEAIRQGKSWLSRQEALEEGKKLDISQLPEPEEAPEGFFLPPFIFPPPEEAPGLKGDVAALEYALKLEERSYALYKEARDKTSAPAGKEVYSLLMEEENRHYKVLREALEYLVANQTWWDDWEKPFFEG from the coding sequence ATGTTGGGGGAAACCCTTTCCATATTGGCGTTAGCTGTGAAGAATGAGAAAATGGGCAAGGATTTCTATTCCGAAGCCTCCAGACGTAGCCTTGATGACCGAGGACGCAGGACTTTTGCCTACTTAGCCCAGATGGAAGAGGAACATCTTCGCATATTGTTAGCCGAATATGAAGCAATCCGTCAAGGAAAGTCCTGGCTTAGCCGGCAGGAAGCTCTGGAGGAAGGCAAGAAATTGGACATTTCTCAGCTGCCGGAGCCTGAAGAAGCTCCTGAGGGTTTCTTTCTGCCACCTTTCATATTCCCACCACCAGAAGAGGCCCCGGGCCTCAAGGGAGATGTGGCTGCTCTGGAGTATGCCCTAAAGTTGGAGGAGCGTAGCTATGCGCTTTACAAAGAAGCCAGAGATAAAACTTCTGCTCCTGCGGGTAAAGAAGTTTACAGTTTGCTCATGGAGGAAGAAAACAGACACTACAAAGTTCTCCGGGAGGCTCTGGAGTACCTCGTAGCCAATCAAACCTGGTGGGACGACTGGGAAAAGCCCTTCTTTGAAGGATAG
- a CDS encoding rubrerythrin family protein: MGERTRQNLYTAFVGEAKAYFRLLAYAEKAEEEGYPQIAALFRAVAEAERVHATRNLKLLGEVVIKDTETNLKASFEREERASGVFYPQFIKEAEEEGDRQAALSFSHARDVEEEHASLYKRALQHLVAETAPRYYVCQICGYIAENELPERCPVCNASADKFKEIL; the protein is encoded by the coding sequence ATGGGTGAAAGGACGAGGCAGAACCTCTATACAGCCTTTGTAGGAGAGGCCAAAGCCTACTTCCGACTTCTTGCCTACGCTGAAAAGGCAGAGGAAGAGGGCTACCCTCAAATAGCGGCTCTTTTCAGAGCGGTAGCCGAGGCCGAACGGGTTCACGCCACCCGCAATTTAAAGCTTCTGGGCGAAGTAGTAATAAAAGATACCGAAACAAACCTAAAAGCCTCTTTTGAAAGGGAAGAAAGGGCAAGCGGGGTATTTTACCCCCAATTCATAAAAGAGGCCGAAGAGGAGGGTGATCGCCAGGCGGCTTTATCCTTCAGCCATGCACGGGATGTGGAGGAAGAGCACGCTTCCCTTTACAAAAGAGCCCTTCAGCATCTTGTAGCAGAAACAGCTCCTAGATATTATGTTTGCCAGATCTGCGGCTATATAGCTGAAAACGAATTACCGGAGCGTTGCCCCGTATGCAATGCTTCCGCAGATAAATTCAAAGAAATCCTCTGA
- a CDS encoding ferritin-like domain-containing protein: MANLVEMLKAAARDEHAAIIQYLLHAYAMGEGEEACEIEGIAREEMRHFWILSRWIVKLQGIPTIERGFTDLGGETKAEWMDRDVQAEDRAIAMYRSYIAVIEDPALRSDLERILADEERHREMFLEFGEKFRREQALAPEEAPAPSVPSPFILEALDWGIRHEYAAILQYLFHSFLTKDEEVSRQLELQAINEMQHLGWLAEKLAALGKPIPIEHHPVDLSREVRQMLEADIDLEAGTAHKYEIFLEKVEDPSVKELLKTLRTHELYHENLFKRLLERIRHLSPSGWTVGSLIKSEKEG; this comes from the coding sequence ATGGCTAATTTAGTAGAAATGCTTAAAGCTGCCGCAAGGGATGAGCATGCTGCCATTATTCAGTACCTCCTGCATGCTTACGCCATGGGCGAAGGGGAGGAAGCCTGCGAAATCGAAGGCATCGCAAGAGAGGAAATGCGCCATTTCTGGATACTTTCTCGCTGGATCGTCAAACTTCAGGGCATACCAACCATAGAGCGGGGCTTCACGGATCTGGGGGGAGAAACCAAAGCTGAATGGATGGATCGGGATGTCCAGGCGGAAGACCGCGCCATAGCCATGTATCGGTCTTACATTGCCGTCATAGAGGATCCCGCCCTTCGTTCTGATCTGGAGAGGATCCTGGCAGATGAAGAGCGCCATCGCGAGATGTTCTTGGAGTTCGGGGAGAAATTCCGGCGAGAACAGGCATTAGCTCCCGAGGAGGCCCCCGCGCCCTCTGTCCCTTCGCCTTTCATTCTGGAAGCACTGGACTGGGGAATACGCCACGAGTACGCCGCCATCCTGCAATATCTTTTCCATTCCTTTTTGACCAAAGACGAAGAGGTCTCCCGCCAGCTGGAGCTTCAAGCCATCAATGAGATGCAACATTTAGGATGGCTTGCGGAAAAGCTCGCCGCCTTAGGCAAACCGATACCGATCGAACATCATCCTGTGGACCTCTCCCGGGAAGTTCGGCAAATGCTGGAGGCTGATATAGACTTGGAAGCGGGAACAGCCCACAAGTACGAGATTTTCCTGGAGAAAGTGGAGGACCCCTCGGTCAAGGAACTCCTGAAAACTTTAAGGACCCACGAATTATACCATGAAAACCTTTTCAAGAGGCTTCTGGAAAGGATAAGGCATTTAAGCCCTTCCGGGTGGACTGTAGGAAGCCTTATAAAATCTGAGAAGGAGGGTTAA
- a CDS encoding bacteriocin family protein codes for MEHILMRSAAPLSPAQWEIIDNTVKEIASQILVGRRFLKLCGPLGFGVYTVPLYSYKEEEKTIRAECVRALPLTELSWDFVITARDLDAFERGLPFDVGPVAGAAAICAMKEDELIFKGCEEAGLEGLLNASGRQILPLGDWEKEGQALADISKAVAKLTSSGFYGPYAAVINPSSYTLLQRVVGKQGILEVELVKKVVEAGLFYTPAVPENRVVVLSPRPIYVDLAVGQDMVTAYLESSNMEHKFRVFETIALRIKQAGAICVLES; via the coding sequence ATGGAACACATCCTGATGCGAAGTGCAGCACCTCTGAGCCCGGCCCAGTGGGAAATAATTGACAACACCGTTAAAGAAATAGCCAGCCAGATTCTGGTGGGAAGGCGTTTCCTTAAGCTTTGTGGTCCCCTTGGGTTCGGGGTTTACACTGTACCCCTTTACAGCTATAAGGAGGAAGAGAAAACTATAAGAGCCGAATGCGTAAGGGCTCTTCCCCTGACGGAGCTTTCCTGGGATTTCGTCATTACAGCTCGGGACTTGGACGCTTTTGAGAGAGGGCTTCCCTTTGACGTGGGGCCTGTGGCAGGGGCGGCTGCTATCTGCGCCATGAAGGAAGATGAGCTTATCTTCAAAGGGTGTGAGGAAGCAGGTCTTGAAGGCCTTCTGAACGCTTCTGGCCGCCAGATTCTACCATTGGGCGATTGGGAAAAGGAAGGGCAAGCCCTGGCTGATATTTCCAAAGCAGTGGCCAAACTGACTTCCTCTGGATTCTATGGTCCCTACGCAGCGGTAATCAACCCATCTTCTTACACTCTGCTCCAGAGGGTGGTGGGGAAGCAAGGCATTTTAGAGGTGGAATTGGTGAAGAAAGTGGTTGAAGCAGGCCTTTTCTACACGCCCGCTGTTCCAGAAAATAGGGTGGTAGTCCTTTCTCCCAGGCCCATCTACGTGGACCTGGCTGTTGGACAGGATATGGTAACAGCATATCTGGAAAGCTCCAACATGGAACACAAGTTCCGGGTCTTTGAGACCATCGCTTTAAGGATAAAGCAAGCTGGTGCTATCTGCGTTCTGGAGTCTTAA
- the hpt gene encoding hypoxanthine phosphoribosyltransferase, translated as MENDIAEILIDERTLQARIRELGEQISRDYQGKKPVLVGVLKGAFMFMADLTRHISIPHEIDFMATSSYGAATETSGVVRILKDLDTPISGRHVLIVEDIIDTGLTLDYLTKILKARNPASLRICTLLDKKERRRIPIPLDYVGFEIPNKFVVGYGLDFGEIYRNLPFIAVLKPEIYKGPNSA; from the coding sequence CTGGAGAACGATATTGCGGAAATCCTCATTGACGAGAGAACCCTTCAGGCCAGGATTCGAGAACTGGGGGAGCAGATATCTCGGGATTACCAGGGCAAGAAACCCGTGCTGGTAGGAGTGCTCAAAGGCGCCTTTATGTTCATGGCTGACTTGACCCGCCATATTTCCATCCCCCATGAAATAGATTTCATGGCCACCTCCAGCTACGGCGCAGCTACCGAAACCAGCGGTGTTGTCCGCATCCTCAAAGATCTGGATACCCCCATATCGGGAAGGCATGTCCTTATCGTGGAGGATATAATTGATACGGGCCTCACTCTTGACTACCTTACCAAAATCCTCAAGGCTCGCAATCCCGCTTCTCTCCGCATTTGCACCCTTTTGGATAAAAAGGAGCGGCGCCGTATTCCGATCCCCCTGGACTATGTGGGCTTTGAGATCCCCAACAAGTTTGTTGTGGGATATGGGTTGGATTTTGGGGAAATTTACCGGAACCTCCCTTTCATAGCGGTTCTCAAGCCCGAGATTTATAAAGGGCCAAATTCCGCATAA